In a genomic window of Streptomyces sp. NBC_01231:
- a CDS encoding DUF6213 family protein, with translation MNREVTLPLIVDDRGTLQVAAADVSKLLRTVGGRWLHLVEAGEDGLDEDTVAALTIELAKLADRIDVACIAHSSGSTP, from the coding sequence GTGAACCGCGAAGTGACTCTGCCTCTGATCGTCGACGACCGCGGGACCTTGCAGGTGGCTGCCGCCGACGTCAGCAAGTTGTTGCGGACGGTGGGTGGTCGCTGGCTGCACCTGGTCGAGGCCGGGGAGGACGGGCTCGACGAGGACACGGTGGCGGCCCTGACGATCGAGCTCGCGAAGCTCGCCGACCGGATCGACGTGGCGTGCATCGCGCACAGCAGCGGGAGTACGCCGTAG
- a CDS encoding NADP-dependent succinic semialdehyde dehydrogenase codes for MPIATVNPANGETFKTYEAMGEEEIERRLQLAEATFRTYRTTTFAERARLLHRAADLLEEDQNDIARVMTTEMGKPVKQARAEAAKCAKAMRWYADHAEELLADEEPAADDVKDSGASRALVRYRPMGPVLAVMPWNFPLWQVVRFAAPALMAGNVGLLKHASNVPQTALYLEDLFHRAGFTEGTFQTLLVGSGAVDEILRDDRVKAATLTGSEPAGRAVASTAGEMIKKTVLELGGSDPYVVMPSADIDRAAQVAVTARVQNNGQSCIAAKRFIVHTDVYDAFAERFVAGMEALKVGDPLEEDTEVGPLSSEQGRADLEELVDDARRSGAHVLCGGERPDGDGWYYPPTVLAGITREMRIHREEAFGPVATLYRAADLDEAVLIANDSPFGLSSNVWTRDETDVDRFVRDLEAGGVYVNGMTASHPAFPFGGVKRSGYGRELSGHGIREFCNITTVWHGA; via the coding sequence ATGCCCATCGCAACGGTCAACCCGGCGAACGGCGAGACGTTCAAGACGTACGAGGCCATGGGCGAGGAGGAGATCGAGCGCAGGCTCCAGCTCGCGGAGGCCACGTTCCGCACGTACCGGACGACGACCTTCGCCGAGCGCGCCCGCCTCCTGCACCGAGCCGCCGACCTCCTCGAAGAGGACCAGAACGACATCGCCCGCGTGATGACGACCGAGATGGGCAAGCCGGTCAAGCAGGCCCGCGCCGAGGCCGCGAAGTGCGCCAAGGCGATGCGCTGGTACGCGGACCACGCCGAGGAACTGCTCGCCGACGAGGAGCCCGCCGCCGACGACGTGAAGGACTCCGGCGCCTCCCGTGCCCTGGTCCGCTACCGGCCGATGGGCCCGGTCCTCGCGGTGATGCCGTGGAACTTCCCGCTGTGGCAGGTGGTCCGCTTCGCGGCCCCGGCCCTGATGGCGGGCAACGTGGGCCTGCTCAAGCACGCCTCCAACGTCCCGCAGACCGCGCTGTACCTGGAGGACCTCTTCCACCGCGCGGGGTTCACCGAGGGCACCTTCCAGACCCTCCTGGTCGGCTCCGGCGCGGTCGACGAGATCCTGCGTGACGACCGCGTCAAGGCGGCCACCCTCACCGGCAGCGAGCCCGCGGGACGGGCGGTCGCCTCCACCGCCGGGGAGATGATCAAGAAGACGGTGCTGGAGCTGGGCGGCAGCGACCCGTACGTGGTGATGCCCTCCGCCGACATCGACCGGGCCGCCCAGGTGGCGGTGACCGCGCGGGTGCAGAACAACGGGCAGTCCTGCATCGCCGCCAAGCGGTTCATCGTCCACACGGACGTGTACGACGCGTTCGCCGAGCGGTTCGTCGCGGGCATGGAGGCGCTGAAGGTCGGCGATCCGCTGGAGGAGGACACCGAGGTCGGGCCCCTGTCCAGCGAGCAGGGACGGGCCGACCTGGAGGAACTCGTCGACGACGCCAGGCGCAGCGGCGCGCATGTGCTGTGCGGGGGCGAACGGCCCGACGGGGACGGCTGGTACTACCCGCCGACCGTCCTGGCCGGCATCACCCGCGAGATGCGCATCCACCGGGAGGAGGCCTTCGGACCGGTCGCCACGCTGTATCGCGCGGCCGACCTGGACGAGGCGGTACTCATCGCCAACGACTCGCCGTTCGGACTGAGTTCGAATGTGTGGACGCGGGACGAGACGGACGTCGACCGGTTCGTCCGCGACCTGGAGGCGGGCGGTGTGTACGTCAACGGGATGACCGCGTCCCACCCGGCGTTCCCGTTCGGCGGAGTGAAGAGGTCCGGATACGGGCGAGAGCTGTCCGGGCACGGAATCCGGGAGTTCTGCAACATCACCACCGTATGGCACGGAGCGTGA
- a CDS encoding cytochrome c oxidase assembly protein, whose product MDHSGHGMTMDLPPFTLGRGLQWSADPFFLVACLVGLGLYGWGVVRLRRRGDAWSAGRTVAFVAGVLTIALVMCTGLNDYGMVMFSVHMVQHMVISMLSPILILLGAPITLALRAMPPAGRGRKGPREVLLMFLHSRYMRIITHPAFTIPLFIASLYALYFTPMFDFLMGSKTGHIAMMVHFFAVGMVFFWPIMGVDPGPSRPGYLMRMLELFAGMPFHAFFGIALMMASTPMVKTFENPPASLGIDALSDQNAAGGIAWAFSEIPSVLVLVALLFQWYGSEQRQSKRQDRAADRDGDKELEAYNAYLASLNARGH is encoded by the coding sequence ATGGATCACAGCGGGCACGGCATGACCATGGATCTGCCGCCGTTCACGCTGGGGCGGGGTCTTCAGTGGTCGGCCGACCCGTTCTTTCTGGTGGCCTGCCTGGTGGGCCTCGGCCTGTACGGGTGGGGGGTCGTGCGGCTGCGGCGGCGTGGGGACGCGTGGTCGGCGGGGCGGACGGTCGCGTTTGTCGCCGGAGTGCTGACCATCGCCCTCGTGATGTGCACCGGGCTGAACGACTACGGCATGGTCATGTTCAGCGTGCACATGGTGCAGCACATGGTGATCAGCATGCTGTCGCCGATCCTGATCCTGCTAGGCGCCCCCATCACGCTGGCGCTGCGCGCGATGCCGCCCGCGGGGCGCGGCCGCAAGGGCCCGCGGGAAGTGCTGCTGATGTTCCTGCACAGCCGTTACATGCGGATCATCACGCATCCCGCGTTCACCATCCCGCTGTTCATCGCCAGCCTGTACGCGCTGTACTTCACCCCGATGTTCGACTTCCTGATGGGGTCCAAGACCGGGCACATCGCGATGATGGTGCACTTCTTCGCCGTCGGCATGGTCTTCTTCTGGCCGATCATGGGAGTGGACCCGGGCCCGAGCCGCCCCGGCTATCTGATGCGGATGCTGGAGCTGTTCGCCGGGATGCCCTTCCACGCCTTCTTCGGCATCGCGCTCATGATGGCGTCGACGCCCATGGTCAAGACGTTCGAGAACCCGCCCGCCTCGCTCGGTATCGACGCGCTGTCGGACCAGAACGCGGCCGGCGGAATCGCGTGGGCGTTCAGTGAGATTCCGTCCGTACTCGTACTGGTCGCACTGCTGTTCCAGTGGTACGGATCCGAGCAGCGCCAGTCCAAGCGCCAGGACCGGGCCGCCGACCGGGACGGCGACAAGGAACTCGAGGCATACAACGCCTATTTGGCCTCATTGAACGCACGCGGGCATTGA
- a CDS encoding acyl-CoA dehydrogenase family protein, producing MAEFIMELNDEQKEVRDWLHGFAADVIRPAAAEWDEREETPWPVIQEAAKVGIYSLDFYAQQYFDPTGLGIPMAMEELFWGDAGIALSIVGTGLAAVGVLANGTEEQIGTWIPQMYGDANDVKVAAFCSSEPDAGSDVASMRTRAVYDEAKDEWVLNGTKTWATNGGIANVHVVVAVVDTELGSKGHASFIVPPGTPGLAQGQKFKKHGIRASHTAEVVLDNVRVPGSCLLGGKEKLDERLARARERARTGGERSEMGVPPAGGWGRVKNAAMATFEASRPAVGAMAVGTARAAYEEALEYAKTREQFGRPIIDNQGVAFQLADMRTSVDAARLLVWRASWMAVNGKQFTAAEGSMSKLFASETAKKVTAQAVQILGGNGYTREYPVERMHRDAAIYTIFEGTSEIQRLVIARTLSGMPIR from the coding sequence ATGGCCGAGTTCATCATGGAGCTCAATGACGAGCAGAAGGAGGTCAGGGACTGGCTGCACGGCTTCGCGGCCGACGTCATCCGCCCCGCGGCAGCCGAATGGGACGAGCGCGAGGAGACTCCCTGGCCAGTGATCCAGGAGGCCGCCAAGGTCGGGATCTACTCCCTCGACTTCTACGCCCAGCAGTACTTCGACCCCACCGGCCTCGGTATCCCGATGGCCATGGAGGAACTGTTCTGGGGCGACGCGGGCATCGCCCTGTCCATCGTCGGCACCGGCCTCGCCGCCGTCGGCGTCCTCGCCAACGGAACCGAGGAGCAGATCGGCACCTGGATCCCGCAGATGTACGGCGACGCCAACGATGTCAAGGTCGCCGCCTTCTGCTCCTCCGAGCCCGACGCCGGCTCGGACGTCGCCTCGATGCGTACCCGCGCGGTCTACGACGAGGCCAAGGACGAGTGGGTGCTCAACGGCACGAAGACCTGGGCGACCAACGGCGGGATCGCCAACGTCCATGTCGTCGTCGCGGTCGTCGACACGGAGCTGGGCTCGAAGGGCCACGCCTCCTTCATCGTCCCGCCGGGCACGCCCGGTCTCGCCCAGGGCCAGAAGTTCAAGAAGCACGGGATCCGTGCCTCGCACACCGCCGAGGTCGTCCTCGACAACGTGCGCGTCCCCGGGTCCTGCCTGCTCGGCGGCAAGGAGAAGCTGGACGAGCGGCTGGCGCGGGCCCGGGAGCGGGCCAGGACGGGCGGCGAGCGAAGCGAGATGGGGGTCCCCCCGGCCGGAGGCTGGGGGAGGGTGAAGAACGCGGCGATGGCCACGTTCGAAGCCTCGCGTCCGGCCGTCGGCGCGATGGCCGTCGGTACGGCCCGTGCCGCGTACGAGGAGGCCCTCGAATACGCCAAGACCCGTGAGCAGTTCGGGCGGCCCATCATCGACAACCAGGGCGTGGCCTTCCAGCTCGCGGACATGCGGACGTCCGTCGACGCGGCCCGGCTGCTGGTCTGGCGGGCGTCCTGGATGGCGGTCAACGGCAAGCAGTTCACTGCGGCCGAGGGGTCGATGTCGAAGCTGTTCGCGAGCGAGACCGCGAAGAAGGTGACGGCGCAGGCGGTTCAGATCCTGGGCGGGAACGGCTACACGCGGGAGTACCCGGTGGAGCGGATGCACCGCGACGCGGCGATCTACACGATCTTCGAGGGGACGAGCGAGATCCAGCGGCTCGTGATCGCCCGGACCTTGTCGGGGATGCCGATCCGGTAA
- a CDS encoding 6-phosphofructokinase, which produces MRIGVLTSGGDCPGLNAVIRSVVHRAVADHGDEVIGFRDGWKGLLECDYLKLDLDAVSGILARGGTILGSSRVQPSHLRDGVERARGHLEELGLDAVIPIGGEGTLKAARLMSDGGLPIVGVPKTIDNDIAVTDVTFGFDTAVGVATDALDRLKTTAESHQRVLVVEVMGRHTGWIALQSGMAAGAHAIVVPERPFDIEELARRVGERFEAGKRFAIVVAAEGAKPAPGTMTFDEGGKDIYGHERFAGIARQLSIELEQRLGKEARPVILGHVQRGGTPTAYDRVLATRFGWHAVEAVHRGEFGKMTALRGTDIAMVPLADAVETLKTVPAERYAEAECVL; this is translated from the coding sequence ATGCGCATTGGTGTCCTGACGTCCGGCGGCGACTGCCCCGGCCTGAACGCGGTCATTCGGTCCGTCGTGCACCGTGCCGTCGCCGACCACGGCGACGAGGTCATCGGTTTCCGGGACGGCTGGAAGGGCCTCCTGGAGTGCGACTACCTCAAACTCGACCTCGACGCGGTGAGCGGCATCCTGGCTCGCGGCGGCACGATTCTCGGCTCCTCCCGGGTCCAGCCCTCGCATCTGCGGGACGGTGTGGAGCGGGCCCGGGGCCATCTGGAGGAGCTCGGGCTCGACGCGGTCATCCCGATCGGGGGCGAGGGCACGCTCAAGGCGGCCCGGCTGATGTCGGACGGCGGTCTGCCCATCGTGGGTGTGCCGAAGACGATCGACAACGACATCGCGGTCACCGACGTCACCTTCGGCTTCGACACGGCCGTGGGCGTCGCGACGGACGCCCTCGACCGGCTCAAGACCACCGCCGAGTCCCACCAGCGTGTCCTGGTCGTCGAGGTCATGGGCCGGCACACCGGCTGGATAGCGCTGCAGTCCGGTATGGCGGCCGGCGCCCACGCCATCGTCGTACCGGAACGACCCTTCGACATCGAGGAGTTGGCCCGCAGGGTCGGCGAGCGGTTCGAGGCGGGCAAGCGGTTCGCGATCGTCGTCGCGGCGGAGGGAGCCAAGCCGGCGCCGGGCACCATGACCTTCGACGAGGGCGGCAAGGACATCTACGGGCACGAGCGGTTCGCGGGGATCGCGCGGCAGCTGTCGATCGAGCTGGAGCAGCGGCTCGGCAAGGAAGCGCGGCCGGTGATCCTCGGGCATGTGCAGCGGGGCGGCACGCCCACCGCGTACGACCGGGTGCTGGCGACCCGGTTCGGGTGGCACGCGGTGGAGGCGGTGCACCGCGGGGAGTTCGGGAAGATGACGGCCCTGCGGGGGACGGACATCGCGATGGTGCCGCTGGCGGACGCGGTGGAGACGTTGAAGACGGTTCCGGCGGAGCGGTACGCGGAAGCGGAGTGCGTGTTGTGA
- a CDS encoding MurT ligase domain-containing protein — translation MAGNSDPLSPRAKIAVTAGKAVAAASRAAGRGSGSVIGGRVALKLDPDLLARLAQHLDVVLVSATNGKTTTTRLIAEALRAAGPVVSNALGANMPAGITSALAGSSDARYGVIEVDEKYLAGVARDTAPKCIALLNLSRDQLDRAAETRMLAENWREGLAGSKAVIVANADDPLVVWAASSSPNVIWVAAGQMWKDDAWSCPSCGGVMQRPGDDWFCGECGFRRPTPSWALSGDHVLDPHGSAWPIHLQLPGRANKANAASSAAVAAVFGVPPQVALERMYQVQAVAGRYDVVQFMERDLRLLLAKNPAGWLETFSLIDPPPTPVILSVNARGADGTDTSWLWDVDYTRLTGHPICVVGDRKLDLAVRLEVANQHFQVCENLDQAVQLSPPGRIEVIANYTAFQDLRRRVGN, via the coding sequence ATGGCAGGCAACTCGGACCCGCTTTCGCCGCGGGCCAAGATCGCCGTTACCGCGGGCAAGGCGGTCGCGGCGGCGTCGCGCGCCGCTGGGCGCGGCAGCGGTTCCGTGATCGGCGGCCGGGTGGCACTCAAACTCGACCCCGACCTTCTCGCCCGGCTCGCCCAGCACCTGGACGTCGTGCTGGTGTCGGCGACCAACGGCAAGACCACGACGACCCGGCTGATCGCCGAGGCGTTGCGCGCCGCGGGGCCGGTCGTCTCCAACGCGCTCGGCGCCAACATGCCGGCCGGCATCACCTCGGCGCTGGCGGGCAGCTCGGACGCGCGCTACGGCGTCATCGAGGTCGACGAGAAGTACCTGGCCGGTGTCGCCCGGGACACCGCCCCGAAGTGCATCGCCCTGCTCAACCTCTCCCGCGACCAGCTCGACCGCGCCGCCGAGACCCGCATGCTCGCCGAGAACTGGCGGGAGGGCCTGGCCGGCTCCAAGGCCGTGATCGTGGCCAACGCGGACGACCCGCTGGTCGTGTGGGCCGCGTCCTCCTCCCCCAACGTGATCTGGGTCGCCGCCGGACAGATGTGGAAGGACGACGCCTGGTCCTGCCCGTCCTGCGGCGGCGTGATGCAACGGCCGGGCGACGACTGGTTCTGCGGTGAGTGCGGATTCCGCCGGCCGACGCCCAGCTGGGCCCTGTCCGGGGACCATGTCCTCGATCCGCACGGGTCCGCCTGGCCGATCCACCTCCAGCTGCCGGGCCGCGCCAACAAGGCCAACGCCGCCTCCTCGGCCGCCGTCGCCGCCGTCTTCGGGGTGCCGCCGCAAGTCGCCCTGGAGCGCATGTACCAGGTACAGGCGGTGGCCGGACGGTACGACGTCGTCCAGTTCATGGAGCGCGACCTGCGACTCCTGCTCGCGAAGAACCCGGCCGGCTGGCTCGAGACGTTCAGCCTGATCGACCCGCCGCCGACCCCGGTGATCCTCTCGGTGAACGCGCGCGGCGCCGACGGCACCGACACCTCCTGGCTGTGGGACGTCGACTACACGCGTCTGACCGGCCACCCCATCTGCGTGGTCGGCGACCGGAAGCTGGACCTCGCGGTGCGTCTGGAGGTGGCCAACCAGCACTTCCAGGTCTGCGAGAACCTCGACCAGGCGGTGCAGCTGAGTCCGCCGGGCCGCATCGAGGTCATCGCCAACTACACCGCCTTCCAGGACCTGCGCCGCCGCGTCGGCAACTGA
- a CDS encoding PASTA domain-containing protein encodes MQRLAKKIAGPLVLVLALSGCDRDTSLSVVKAVAVGVPSLAPFFDEHSGLGQDAQVRSLPAHGGLQQGDTPGLYGGSKQPTVCDVERLEQFLAEPANGHKSQAWARALGITREEIPDYLERLTPVLLRHDTLVKNHDYKKGKAAPYDSLLQAGIAILVDQRGLPAVKCSCGNPLRPFQGDTSRISVTFGDGNKKWRGYERSSVVAVRPASRKLDRIALVDVHTPARGISRPVGTTGEDDSAFDTHRRIAVPNLTGTTFGQASRQLADTGLAAGYDGPGLPPEAARVTATDPPAGTELRFGEYVTLSVAGGASGRGQGGASTSEAPSGNSSKDPSGGTHEGASGGTTAPPPPGSSGATTTPPPSPSSSGPEPPTSGTSGASGTSGTSPGSQSPPPDHLPSDPPPGSGPPSSNPPPSSEPAASPRSSAPPASVPAATSPPQVTGAPSPGGPPPPSAPVTTSAPPPMSAPVTGVPAGSEPARAEPTVGAFT; translated from the coding sequence ATGCAAAGGCTCGCGAAAAAAATTGCGGGTCCATTGGTTCTCGTTCTCGCACTGAGCGGATGCGACAGAGACACGTCCTTGTCGGTGGTGAAGGCCGTCGCCGTGGGCGTGCCCTCACTGGCGCCGTTCTTCGACGAGCACAGCGGGCTCGGCCAGGACGCCCAGGTCCGGTCGCTTCCCGCACACGGCGGGTTGCAGCAGGGCGACACACCAGGACTGTACGGGGGCTCGAAACAACCGACGGTCTGTGACGTCGAACGGCTCGAACAGTTTCTCGCGGAGCCCGCGAACGGGCACAAGTCCCAGGCGTGGGCACGGGCGCTGGGGATCACCAGGGAAGAGATCCCGGATTATCTGGAACGACTCACACCTGTTCTGTTGCGTCACGACACTCTTGTGAAGAACCACGACTACAAAAAGGGAAAAGCCGCCCCCTACGACTCCCTGCTCCAGGCGGGAATCGCGATTCTCGTCGATCAGCGTGGACTTCCCGCCGTGAAGTGCTCGTGCGGAAATCCCCTACGGCCTTTCCAGGGGGACACGAGCCGGATCTCCGTCACGTTCGGGGACGGCAACAAGAAGTGGCGGGGATACGAGCGTTCGTCGGTGGTCGCCGTACGGCCCGCCTCCCGGAAACTGGACCGCATCGCCCTCGTCGACGTCCACACGCCCGCGCGGGGCATCAGCCGGCCGGTCGGCACGACGGGCGAGGACGACTCCGCCTTCGACACCCACCGGCGGATCGCGGTGCCGAACCTCACCGGGACGACGTTCGGGCAGGCGAGCCGGCAGCTGGCCGATACGGGGCTGGCGGCCGGCTACGACGGGCCGGGGCTGCCGCCGGAGGCCGCCAGGGTCACGGCCACCGATCCGCCGGCCGGGACCGAGCTGCGGTTCGGGGAGTACGTCACGCTGAGCGTGGCCGGGGGTGCGTCGGGACGCGGGCAGGGGGGCGCGAGCACGTCCGAGGCCCCTTCCGGGAACTCCTCCAAGGACCCCTCCGGAGGCACGCACGAGGGCGCGTCCGGTGGGACGACCGCTCCCCCGCCGCCCGGGTCCTCCGGTGCGACGACGACACCGCCGCCGTCGCCGTCCAGCAGTGGGCCGGAGCCCCCCACGTCCGGTACATCGGGTGCGTCTGGTACGTCCGGTACCTCGCCCGGCTCGCAGTCTCCCCCGCCCGACCACCTGCCGTCCGACCCGCCGCCCGGCTCCGGGCCACCGTCCTCGAACCCGCCACCCTCTTCCGAGCCCGCCGCCTCGCCCCGGTCGAGTGCGCCGCCCGCGTCCGTTCCCGCGGCCACGTCGCCGCCGCAGGTGACGGGCGCGCCCTCGCCCGGTGGTCCGCCCCCGCCCAGCGCCCCGGTCACCACGAGCGCCCCGCCCCCGATGAGCGCCCCCGTCACCGGCGTACCCGCCGGCAGTGAACCGGCGCGCGCCGAGCCGACCGTCGGCGCGTTCACGTAG
- a CDS encoding glutamine amidotransferase: MSDNQLRVVWIYPDLLSTYGDQGNVLVVERRARQRRLDVARLDVRSDQPIPTSGDIYLIGGGEDRPQRLAAERLRRDGGLQRAVENGAIVFSVCAGYQILGHEFINDLGQREPGLGLLDVVSVRGEGDRCVGDVLGDIDPRLGLPPLTGFENHQGVTHLGPTARPLAQVRFGNGNGTGDGTEGAFNDTVFGTYMHGPVLARNPLIADLLLKLALDVNALPPTDDRWYEALRNERIAAAQQPA; this comes from the coding sequence GTGAGCGACAACCAACTGCGGGTCGTCTGGATCTATCCCGACCTGCTCAGCACCTACGGCGACCAGGGCAACGTCCTCGTGGTGGAGCGCCGGGCCCGGCAGCGCCGCCTCGACGTCGCCCGTCTCGACGTGCGCAGCGACCAGCCCATCCCGACCTCCGGCGACATCTACCTGATCGGCGGCGGTGAGGACCGGCCGCAGCGGCTCGCGGCCGAGCGGCTGCGCCGGGACGGCGGCCTGCAGCGGGCGGTGGAGAACGGCGCCATCGTGTTCTCGGTGTGCGCCGGCTACCAGATCCTGGGCCACGAGTTCATCAACGACCTCGGCCAGCGCGAGCCGGGCCTCGGCCTGCTCGACGTGGTGTCGGTGCGCGGCGAGGGCGACCGGTGCGTGGGTGACGTCCTCGGGGACATCGACCCGCGCCTGGGGCTGCCCCCGCTGACCGGCTTCGAGAACCACCAGGGCGTCACGCACCTCGGCCCCACCGCCCGCCCGCTCGCCCAGGTCCGCTTCGGCAACGGCAACGGCACGGGCGACGGCACCGAGGGCGCGTTCAACGACACGGTCTTCGGTACGTACATGCACGGCCCGGTGCTGGCACGCAACCCGCTCATCGCCGACCTGCTGCTGAAGCTGGCCCTCGACGTGAACGCGCTGCCGCCGACCGACGACCGGTGGTACGAGGCGCTGCGCAACGAGCGCATCGCTGCGGCGCAGCAGCCGGCGTAA
- the def gene encoding peptide deformylase, translating into MRNGSIPGARGRVRPLALLGDPALHTPCEEVTDFGPELAQLVEDLFATMYAAQGVGLAANQIGEPLRVFVYDCPDDEEVRHLGHMVNPRLVEADGVVLRGPEGCLSLPGLEAGTERHDHAVVEGFTVTGEPITVHGTGFFARCLQHEHDHLEGRVYADHLKGWRHRRLMRQVTRSSWHR; encoded by the coding sequence ATGCGAAACGGCTCCATCCCGGGCGCCCGAGGGCGCGTCCGGCCCCTCGCCCTGCTCGGCGACCCGGCACTCCACACCCCCTGCGAGGAGGTCACCGACTTCGGCCCCGAACTGGCTCAACTCGTCGAGGACTTGTTCGCGACCATGTACGCGGCCCAGGGCGTGGGCCTGGCGGCCAACCAGATCGGCGAGCCGCTACGGGTGTTCGTCTACGACTGCCCGGACGACGAGGAGGTCCGTCACCTGGGCCACATGGTGAATCCGCGCCTGGTGGAAGCGGACGGGGTGGTGCTGCGGGGTCCCGAGGGCTGCCTGTCCCTGCCGGGTCTGGAAGCCGGAACGGAACGCCACGACCACGCGGTGGTCGAGGGCTTCACGGTGACCGGGGAGCCGATCACCGTGCACGGGACGGGCTTCTTCGCCAGATGCCTGCAGCACGAGCACGACCACCTGGAGGGCCGGGTCTACGCCGACCACCTCAAGGGCTGGCGCCACCGCCGCCTGATGCGGCAGGTGACGCGATCGTCATGGCACCGGTGA
- a CDS encoding TetR/AcrR family transcriptional regulator has protein sequence MDTTQRTDQQRSADRRRRELLEAADRVVLRDGPQASMNAIAAEAGITKPILYRHFGDKGGLYAALAKRHTDALLNSLRAALDAPAERRERVEATLDTYLAAIEARPQVYRFLMHPADGGQADGGQAGDPGFDVGKHSIPLLRRMGEELAQVIEDRLDLGPGGQQLARVWGHGIVGMMHAAGDWWLGERPCSRAELVRSLADLLWGRLAAAGDKVGSPGF, from the coding sequence ATGGACACCACGCAGCGGACCGATCAACAACGGTCCGCCGACCGCCGCCGACGCGAGCTACTGGAGGCCGCGGACAGGGTGGTGCTGCGCGACGGCCCTCAGGCCTCGATGAACGCGATCGCCGCGGAAGCCGGCATCACCAAGCCGATTCTCTACCGCCACTTCGGCGACAAGGGCGGACTTTACGCCGCGTTGGCCAAGCGGCACACCGACGCCCTGCTCAATTCGCTGCGGGCGGCGCTCGACGCTCCCGCGGAACGGCGGGAGCGGGTCGAGGCAACGTTGGACACGTACCTCGCGGCGATCGAGGCCCGGCCCCAGGTGTACCGGTTCCTGATGCATCCGGCGGACGGCGGCCAGGCCGACGGGGGGCAGGCCGGGGACCCGGGGTTCGACGTCGGCAAGCATTCCATTCCGCTGCTGCGGCGGATGGGCGAGGAGTTGGCCCAGGTCATCGAGGACCGGCTGGATCTCGGGCCAGGGGGGCAACAGCTGGCCCGGGTGTGGGGCCACGGGATCGTCGGCATGATGCACGCGGCCGGTGACTGGTGGCTCGGAGAACGGCCTTGCTCGCGGGCCGAGTTGGTGCGGAGCCTGGCGGATCTGCTGTGGGGGCGGCTGGCCGCGGCCGGGGACAAGGTCGGCAGTCCGGGCTTCTGA